The following coding sequences are from one Devosia neptuniae window:
- a CDS encoding CheR family methyltransferase, with amino-acid sequence MDHGEISLSEREFSRIKSRVYAVAGISLSDAKRTLVISRLSKIVRGLGLTSFDAYVDLLERGGTAQDSQNFVNALTTNLTRFYREDHHFEHLRSHVGGLIAHKPRGTRLRIWSAGCSTGQEPYTIGLDLLAAFPELKRWDFKILATDIDTAVLAKAARGIYPDSELSGLTPERQRLFERAEDGGLQIPAAARELVSFKPLNLIGPWPMKGPFDAIFCRNVAIYFDKPTQGEMFGRLGKMLAPEAFLYIGHSENLGAGGGDFRLVGKTIYQSRLALGKREAA; translated from the coding sequence ATGGATCACGGGGAAATATCCCTCAGCGAACGGGAGTTTTCGCGGATCAAAAGCCGCGTCTATGCGGTGGCCGGCATTTCCCTCAGCGATGCCAAGCGGACATTGGTCATCTCCCGCCTCTCCAAGATCGTGCGCGGCTTGGGGCTCACCAGTTTTGACGCCTATGTCGATCTGCTCGAGCGGGGCGGCACGGCGCAGGACAGCCAGAATTTCGTCAATGCGCTGACCACCAATCTCACTCGCTTCTATCGCGAGGACCATCATTTCGAGCATTTGCGCAGCCATGTCGGCGGGCTGATCGCCCACAAGCCGCGCGGCACCCGTCTGCGCATCTGGTCGGCGGGCTGCTCGACCGGGCAGGAGCCCTATACGATCGGCCTAGATCTTCTGGCGGCCTTTCCCGAGCTCAAGCGCTGGGATTTCAAGATCCTGGCCACCGATATTGATACGGCGGTGCTCGCCAAGGCGGCGCGCGGAATTTATCCCGATAGCGAATTGAGTGGGCTAACGCCAGAACGGCAGCGCCTGTTCGAACGCGCCGAGGATGGTGGCCTGCAGATTCCGGCGGCGGCGCGCGAACTGGTCTCGTTCAAGCCGCTGAACCTGATCGGTCCCTGGCCGATGAAGGGCCCGTTCGACGCGATCTTCTGCCGCAATGTGGCGATCTATTTCGACAAGCCGACCCAGGGCGAAATGTTCGGCCGGCTGGGCAAGATGCTGGCGCCCGAGGCATTCCTTTATATCGGGCATTCGGAAAATCTGGGCGCGGGCGGCGGCGATTTCCGGCTGGTCGGCAAGACGATTTATCAATCGCGGCTCGCATTGGGCAAAAGGGAGGCGGCATGA
- a CDS encoding response regulator, with the protein MPKASAVSVLVVDDQQSMRGIAKYILTQLGFKDIIEAKSGRDALGKLEKGNVDLIISDWNMEDIDGLTLLKVIRKHPRTQAMPFIMATGRSDKEQVKEAISFGVNNYIIKPFDATTMKKRIEAVIGALS; encoded by the coding sequence ATGCCGAAAGCCAGCGCTGTCAGCGTTCTCGTGGTCGATGACCAGCAGTCCATGCGCGGTATTGCCAAATATATTCTGACCCAATTGGGCTTCAAGGACATTATCGAGGCCAAGAGCGGCCGCGACGCCCTGGGTAAGCTCGAAAAAGGCAATGTCGATCTGATCATTTCGGATTGGAACATGGAAGATATTGACGGGCTGACCCTGCTCAAGGTGATCCGCAAGCATCCGCGCACCCAGGCCATGCCCTTCATCATGGCGACCGGCCGTTCCGACAAGGAACAGGTCAAGGAAGCCATTTCCTTTGGCGTCAACAATTACATCATCAAGCCGTTCGACGCGACGACGATGAAAAAGCGCATCGAGGCGGTTATCGGCGCGCTGAGCTGA
- a CDS encoding protein-glutamate methylesterase/protein-glutamine glutaminase, with product MSIKVLVVDDSALIREVLTRMLSRDGDIDVVGTATDPIDAREKIKALNPDVVTLDIEMPNMNGLDFLDRLMRLRPTPVVMVSTLTKKGASETLLALELGAVDFVAKPSAEYEGGIEAFGAGLRDKIRAAARSDVRGRASRIEAPKVAIKTAAAPAGALIAIGASTGGVEAIRAVLVDMPLDCPPIVIAQHMPAGFTARFAARLDELCAITVVEAQDRMPLLPGHAYVARGGLHLRVERSSGQLKCRLSEDGLESGHRPSVDVLFESVAKVVGPMAVGAILTGMGRDGARGLKLMRDAGAYTLGQNQASALVYGMPRVAFEEGAVVEQAPIEAIAGRLAHALVKLKTAA from the coding sequence ATGAGCATCAAGGTTCTGGTCGTCGACGATTCCGCGCTGATCCGCGAAGTGTTGACGCGCATGCTGTCGCGCGATGGCGATATCGATGTGGTGGGCACCGCCACCGATCCGATCGACGCGCGCGAAAAGATCAAGGCGCTCAATCCCGATGTGGTGACGCTGGATATCGAAATGCCCAATATGAATGGGCTGGATTTTCTCGACCGGCTGATGCGGCTGCGGCCTACCCCGGTGGTGATGGTGTCGACGCTGACCAAGAAAGGCGCCAGCGAAACGCTGCTGGCACTCGAATTGGGCGCGGTGGATTTCGTCGCCAAGCCGAGCGCGGAATATGAGGGCGGTATCGAGGCCTTCGGCGCCGGGCTGCGCGACAAGATCCGCGCCGCAGCACGTTCGGATGTGCGCGGCCGGGCCAGCCGGATCGAAGCGCCCAAAGTGGCGATCAAGACGGCGGCAGCACCCGCGGGCGCGCTCATCGCCATTGGCGCCTCGACCGGCGGGGTCGAGGCAATCCGGGCCGTGCTGGTGGATATGCCGCTCGATTGTCCGCCCATCGTCATCGCCCAGCATATGCCGGCAGGGTTTACCGCCCGCTTTGCCGCGCGGCTCGACGAGCTTTGTGCCATCACGGTGGTGGAAGCGCAGGATCGTATGCCGCTATTGCCCGGCCATGCCTATGTGGCGCGGGGCGGGTTGCATTTGCGGGTCGAGCGCTCCTCGGGCCAGCTCAAATGCCGGCTCAGCGAGGATGGCCTGGAAAGCGGGCATCGGCCCAGCGTCGATGTGCTGTTCGAATCCGTGGCCAAGGTGGTCGGCCCGATGGCCGTCGGCGCGATCCTGACCGGGATGGGGCGCGACGGGGCGCGCGGGCTTAAGCTGATGCGCGATGCCGGCGCCTATACATTGGGGCAGAACCAGGCTTCGGCTTTGGTCTATGGCATGCCGCGGGTGGCGTTCGAGGAGGGTGCAGTAGTGGAACAGGCGCCGATCGAGGCCATAGCCGGGCGGCTGGCCCACGCCTTGGTTAAGCTCAAGACCGCCGCATAG
- a CDS encoding chemotaxis protein CheD yields MTSSLPPEFDRGVVTTVHQGDCHVSAAADLTYSTVLGSCISACVRDRVALVGGMNHFLLAEQSGAARDRYGASARYGAFAMEQLINKVLSLGSGKKANLEIKVFGGGKINSALDDVGAKNIDFVRQFLHDEGYVLAGQDVGGTYARRVLFKPHSGRAFVKRLDSDMGANVAREEIAIAKRRVVARPPVDDIELF; encoded by the coding sequence ATGACCAGTTCACTGCCGCCTGAATTTGACCGCGGCGTGGTCACCACCGTACACCAGGGCGATTGCCACGTATCCGCCGCGGCGGACCTGACCTATTCCACCGTCCTGGGGTCCTGCATCTCGGCCTGCGTACGCGACCGGGTTGCCCTGGTGGGGGGTATGAACCATTTCCTGCTCGCCGAGCAATCGGGCGCGGCGCGCGATCGGTACGGCGCCTCGGCCCGCTATGGCGCCTTTGCCATGGAGCAATTGATCAACAAGGTCTTGAGCCTGGGCAGCGGCAAGAAGGCCAATCTCGAGATCAAGGTGTTTGGCGGCGGCAAGATCAATTCGGCGCTCGATGATGTGGGGGCCAAGAATATCGACTTTGTGCGTCAATTCCTGCATGACGAAGGTTATGTGCTGGCCGGCCAGGATGTGGGCGGCACCTATGCGCGGCGCGTGCTGTTTAAGCCGCATTCGGGGCGGGCCTTCGTCAAGCGGCTCGATAGCGATATGGGGGCCAATGTGGCGCGCGAAGAAATCGCCATTGCCAAGCGGCGCGTGGTGGCGCGACCGCCGGTGGACGATATCGAATTGTTCTAA
- a CDS encoding methyl-accepting chemotaxis protein, with protein MFRRVGRFFGNVKMTTAIAALVLISIIGSVGAVTAAIYFNTNASLARQSEENQATHMGAAATILERRLAGSVLTWAEDGSIGNFQSWAVPPFYDTEIIDSVVRVIKQDATIYVLDSASQNFLGKTTSLTAPDGTRAVDLVLDPNSPAYATVMAGERFFGTLPVNGVEYYATILPIKKMSAADKLNGPVMGAIFVGTPLAQVAAQMNSALQLIAMVGGAAIVGFGLLGLLASRLLTKPLPILVGAAARIAEGEYDTEVPFTGRGNEIGAMAKAVDVFRENGLRISQMTEAEAARIIADQENRQQMMAELQSAFGEVVDAAVAGDFTRQVTTEFPDPELNSLASGVNNLVSTFNRGVSELGEVLGAMADTDLTQRMQGDYEGAFATIKTDINAVADKLTEVVGQLRHTSGALKTATGEILSGANDLSERTTKQAATIEETSAAMEQLASTVLANAQRAKDASANAAEVTRTAEEGGKVMDAANVAMERITESSAKISNIIGLIDDIAFQTNLLALNASVEAARAGDAGKGFAVVAVEVRRLAQSAASASSDVKKLIEQSAGEVRGGSKLVSDASSKLKAMLEGVRGNNVLLESIARDSREQASAIEEVNTAVRTMDEMTQHNAALVEETNAAIEQTEGQAIELDRIVDVFRIEAAEQQPVRRDDAGARGLQQRLKSAASGLVRGNTALARDWEAF; from the coding sequence ATGTTTCGTCGGGTTGGCCGGTTTTTCGGCAATGTGAAGATGACCACGGCCATTGCGGCATTGGTGCTGATTTCGATCATTGGTTCGGTTGGCGCGGTGACCGCTGCCATCTATTTCAACACCAATGCGTCCCTGGCGCGCCAGAGCGAAGAGAACCAGGCCACCCATATGGGGGCAGCGGCGACGATCCTTGAACGGCGGCTGGCCGGTTCGGTGCTGACCTGGGCCGAAGATGGCAGTATCGGCAATTTCCAGAGCTGGGCGGTGCCGCCCTTCTACGATACCGAAATCATCGATTCAGTGGTGCGCGTCATCAAGCAGGATGCCACCATCTATGTGCTCGACAGCGCCAGCCAGAATTTCCTCGGCAAGACGACCAGCCTGACCGCGCCCGATGGGACGCGCGCCGTTGATCTGGTGTTGGATCCCAATAGCCCAGCCTATGCCACGGTGATGGCCGGGGAGCGCTTCTTCGGCACGCTGCCGGTCAATGGCGTCGAGTATTACGCCACGATTTTGCCGATCAAGAAGATGAGCGCCGCCGACAAGCTCAACGGCCCGGTAATGGGCGCCATCTTCGTGGGGACGCCGCTGGCGCAGGTCGCGGCGCAGATGAATTCGGCGTTGCAGCTGATCGCCATGGTGGGTGGAGCCGCCATTGTCGGGTTTGGCCTCCTGGGCCTCTTGGCCTCGCGGCTGTTGACCAAGCCCCTGCCCATTCTGGTCGGCGCTGCCGCCCGGATCGCCGAGGGCGAATATGATACTGAAGTGCCCTTTACCGGGCGCGGCAACGAAATCGGCGCCATGGCCAAGGCGGTCGATGTGTTCCGTGAAAACGGCCTGCGCATCAGCCAGATGACCGAGGCGGAGGCCGCACGGATCATCGCCGATCAGGAAAACCGCCAGCAGATGATGGCGGAACTGCAATCGGCCTTCGGCGAAGTGGTCGATGCGGCCGTCGCCGGGGACTTCACGCGGCAGGTCACGACCGAATTCCCCGATCCCGAACTCAATAGCCTGGCCAGCGGGGTCAACAATCTGGTCTCGACCTTCAATCGCGGCGTGTCGGAATTGGGCGAGGTGCTTGGCGCCATGGCCGATACCGACCTGACCCAGCGCATGCAGGGCGACTATGAGGGCGCCTTCGCGACCATCAAGACCGACATCAATGCGGTGGCAGACAAGCTGACCGAAGTGGTCGGGCAATTGCGCCACACCTCCGGCGCGCTCAAGACCGCGACCGGCGAAATCCTCTCCGGCGCCAATGATCTCTCGGAACGCACCACCAAGCAGGCCGCGACGATCGAAGAGACGTCCGCTGCCATGGAGCAGCTGGCCTCGACCGTGCTGGCCAATGCGCAGCGGGCCAAGGATGCGAGCGCCAATGCGGCTGAAGTCACCCGTACTGCCGAAGAGGGCGGCAAGGTGATGGATGCGGCCAACGTGGCGATGGAGCGGATCACCGAATCCTCGGCCAAGATTTCCAACATTATCGGGCTGATCGACGACATCGCCTTCCAGACCAATCTTTTGGCCCTCAATGCTTCGGTGGAAGCGGCAAGGGCCGGCGACGCCGGCAAGGGCTTTGCGGTGGTGGCCGTCGAAGTGCGGCGCCTGGCGCAGTCGGCCGCATCGGCCTCTTCGGATGTGAAAAAGCTGATCGAGCAGAGTGCCGGCGAAGTGCGGGGCGGCAGCAAGCTCGTGAGCGACGCCTCGAGCAAGCTCAAAGCGATGCTCGAGGGCGTGCGCGGCAATAACGTGTTGCTCGAATCCATCGCCCGCGACAGTCGCGAACAGGCGTCGGCGATCGAGGAGGTCAATACGGCCGTGCGCACCATGGACGAGATGACCCAGCACAATGCCGCCCTGGTGGAAGAGACCAACGCGGCGATCGAGCAGACCGAGGGCCAGGCCATCGAGCTGGACCGGATCGTCGATGTGTTCCGCATCGAGGCCGCAGAACAGCAGCCGGTGCGGCGGGATGATGCCGGCGCGCGTGGCCTGCAGCAGCGGCTCAAAAGCGCCGCCAGCGGGCTGGTCCGCGGCAACACCGCCTTGGCGCGTGATTGGGAAGCCTTCTAG
- a CDS encoding methyl-accepting chemotaxis protein, with protein MKFFAGLKNIRLTTAIAALALTSIAVTVIAYTATVYVDLRGQATRASIAKQASDLQVAATVYEKRLPGSVVTWAEAGGIATFQTYAIPFFYDTAAVDALTRVTGDASAIFGFDPATGIFTAKTTSFVLPDGTRAKDFSLDAASPEAVALAANQPYAGEVSMQDQRFNGAFQPISNLSGELLGAFFVGGDANAAEVTARASALNMVIIGAVLLAMLGSVALLVSRWLTRSIPRLAGAMDEIADGKFDTIVPFTDRGNEVGAMARAVEVFRESGLRVSQMTEAEAARIIADQENRQQMMAELQSAFGEVVDAAVAGDFTRQVTTEFPDPELNSLASGVNNLVSTFNRGVSELGEVLGAMADTDLTQRMQGDYEGAFATIKTDINAVADKLTEVVGQLRHTSGALKTATGEILSGANDLSERTTKQAATIEETSAAMEQLASTVLANAQRAKDASANAAEVTRTAEEGGKVMDAANVAMERITESSAKISNIIGLIDDIAFQTNLLALNASVEAARAGDAGKGFAVVAVEVRRLAQSAASASSDVKKLIEQSAGEVRGGSKLVSDASSKLKAMLEGVRGNNVLLESIARDSREQASAIEEVNTAVRTMDEMTQHNAALVEETNAAIEQTEGQAVELDRIIDVFRIGGSDVADWQRDEDVRGLQQRVKTAAKGLVSRGNTALARDWEAF; from the coding sequence GTGAAATTTTTTGCGGGACTGAAGAATATTCGGCTGACGACGGCGATTGCCGCCCTGGCCCTGACCTCGATTGCGGTGACGGTGATTGCCTATACCGCCACGGTCTATGTCGACCTGCGCGGGCAGGCGACACGGGCCAGCATCGCCAAGCAGGCGTCCGACCTGCAGGTGGCGGCGACGGTCTATGAAAAGCGCCTGCCGGGCTCGGTGGTGACCTGGGCCGAGGCGGGCGGCATTGCTACCTTCCAGACCTATGCGATCCCGTTCTTTTACGACACCGCCGCCGTCGATGCGCTGACCCGGGTGACGGGCGACGCGTCGGCGATTTTCGGTTTCGATCCAGCCACCGGGATATTTACCGCCAAGACCACCAGCTTCGTGCTGCCCGATGGCACGCGGGCCAAGGATTTCTCGCTCGATGCGGCTTCGCCCGAAGCTGTGGCGCTGGCCGCCAACCAGCCCTATGCCGGCGAAGTCAGCATGCAGGATCAGCGCTTCAATGGCGCGTTCCAGCCCATCAGCAATCTGAGCGGGGAATTGCTTGGCGCCTTCTTTGTCGGCGGCGATGCCAATGCGGCCGAGGTGACGGCCCGCGCTTCGGCACTCAATATGGTGATTATCGGCGCGGTGCTGCTGGCGATGCTGGGCAGCGTGGCGCTGCTGGTGTCGCGTTGGCTCACCAGATCCATCCCGCGCCTCGCCGGGGCGATGGATGAGATTGCCGATGGCAAGTTCGATACCATCGTGCCGTTCACCGACCGGGGCAATGAAGTGGGTGCCATGGCGCGGGCCGTGGAAGTCTTCCGCGAGAGTGGCCTGCGGGTCAGCCAGATGACCGAGGCGGAAGCCGCTCGGATCATTGCCGATCAGGAAAACCGCCAGCAGATGATGGCGGAACTGCAATCGGCCTTTGGCGAAGTGGTCGATGCGGCCGTCGCCGGGGATTTCACTCGGCAGGTGACGACCGAATTCCCCGATCCCGAACTCAATAGCCTTGCCAGTGGAGTCAACAATCTGGTCTCCACCTTCAATCGCGGCGTGTCGGAATTGGGCGAAGTGCTCGGCGCCATGGCCGATACCGACCTGACCCAGCGGATGCAGGGCGATTACGAGGGCGCGTTCGCGACCATCAAGACCGACATCAATGCCGTAGCCGACAAGCTGACCGAAGTGGTCGGGCAATTGCGCCATACCTCGGGAGCGTTGAAGACCGCGACCGGGGAAATCCTCTCCGGCGCCAATGATCTCTCGGAACGCACCACCAAGCAGGCGGCGACCATCGAGGAAACCTCCGCTGCGATGGAGCAGCTAGCCTCCACCGTGCTGGCGAACGCGCAGCGCGCCAAGGATGCCAGCGCCAATGCGGCTGAAGTCACCCGTACTGCCGAAGAAGGCGGCAAGGTGATGGATGCGGCCAATGTGGCGATGGAGCGGATAACCGAATCCTCAGCCAAGATCTCCAACATTATCGGTCTGATCGACGATATCGCCTTCCAGACTAACCTTTTGGCGCTGAACGCCTCGGTGGAGGCAGCACGGGCCGGTGACGCCGGCAAGGGCTTTGCGGTGGTTGCAGTCGAAGTGCGGCGCTTGGCGCAGTCGGCCGCATCGGCCTCTTCGGATGTGAAAAAGCTGATCGAGCAGAGTGCCGGCGAAGTGCGCGGCGGCAGCAAGCTGGTGAGCGACGCCTCGAGCAAGCTCAAGGCCATGCTCGAAGGCGTGCGCGGCAACAACGTGCTGCTGGAATCCATCGCCCGGGACAGTCGCGAACAGGCGTCGGCGATCGAAGAGGTCAATACGGCCGTCCGCACCATGGACGAGATGACCCAGCACAATGCCGCCCTGGTGGAAGAGACCAATGCGGCGATTGAGCAGACCGAGGGGCAGGCGGTCGAGCTGGACCGCATCATCGATGTATTCCGCATCGGCGGCTCGGACGTGGCGGACTGGCAGCGGGACGAGGATGTGCGGGGGCTACAGCAGCGGGTCAAGACTGCCGCAAAGGGACTCGTCAGCCGCGGCAACACCGCCCTCGCTCGCGACTGGGAGGCGTTCTAG
- a CDS encoding methyl-accepting chemotaxis protein produces the protein MHTLRLALIAGGLWLVAFATALGLLPLLGWGVGWIGASVLAAALAFGGTVLAVALAAQREQAMLGAIALAAGLTERAAGPLAITDIVEKMNRRLEAAHHFKSGIAALHQCALVADDAGGIVVASAGLRALAPAAAGGGTLDGLFGSGYLKSGGGAPEQGMVVLGTKRFEVMRRPIAAGRFLLELIPAGCYIEDDDLDAYATAMAAGQTGFRFEADMAASNRALASLNRGIEALDEGIQQIDRVMAGDAGPMGVGALGRQARELADFIAAVESQLADAVEAREALEGKLGAVAQLIGAFENRAAQFAGFASGTADDLETGGQALQRGGELVRRARATERDARTLAGEAELAAARTHAAVGDIDQMTAEIDRMIAAIEDVSFRTNLLALNAAVEAARAGEKGAGFAVVADEVRMLAQLTNKSAKEIRSVVSRGRGQAETGLAHAQSLQKMIAALGGHLRNLSNETDTITATLDDGETAIKRLAGRMEAFDAVREQDAIPKQRLIA, from the coding sequence ATGCACACACTGCGCCTGGCGCTGATCGCTGGCGGGCTGTGGCTCGTGGCCTTTGCCACAGCGCTCGGCCTGTTGCCGTTATTAGGATGGGGCGTTGGCTGGATCGGCGCCAGTGTGCTGGCGGCCGCATTGGCTTTTGGCGGCACCGTGCTGGCGGTGGCGCTGGCGGCGCAGCGCGAACAGGCCATGCTGGGCGCCATCGCACTGGCGGCGGGGCTCACCGAGCGCGCCGCGGGGCCGTTGGCCATTACTGATATCGTGGAAAAGATGAACCGGCGGCTCGAGGCGGCGCATCATTTCAAGAGCGGCATCGCGGCGCTGCATCAATGCGCGCTGGTGGCCGACGATGCCGGGGGCATTGTCGTGGCCAGTGCCGGGCTGCGGGCTTTGGCGCCGGCGGCGGCTGGCGGCGGCACGCTGGATGGGCTGTTCGGCAGCGGCTATCTCAAATCGGGCGGCGGGGCGCCCGAACAGGGCATGGTGGTGCTGGGCACCAAGCGGTTCGAAGTGATGCGCCGGCCGATCGCGGCGGGGCGCTTCCTGCTCGAGCTGATCCCGGCCGGTTGCTATATCGAAGATGACGATCTGGACGCCTATGCAACAGCCATGGCGGCCGGGCAGACCGGCTTCCGCTTCGAGGCCGATATGGCGGCCAGCAATCGCGCGCTGGCGAGCCTTAATCGGGGCATCGAGGCGTTGGATGAAGGCATCCAGCAGATCGATCGCGTGATGGCGGGCGATGCTGGCCCGATGGGCGTGGGCGCGCTGGGCCGGCAGGCGCGCGAACTGGCCGACTTCATCGCCGCCGTGGAGAGCCAATTGGCCGATGCGGTGGAAGCGCGCGAGGCGCTCGAGGGCAAGCTGGGCGCGGTGGCCCAGCTGATTGGCGCCTTTGAAAACCGCGCCGCCCAGTTTGCCGGCTTTGCCAGCGGCACGGCCGATGATCTGGAGACGGGCGGGCAGGCGCTGCAACGCGGGGGCGAGCTGGTGCGGCGGGCACGCGCCACCGAGCGCGATGCGCGGACCCTGGCCGGCGAGGCCGAACTGGCAGCGGCACGCACCCATGCGGCCGTCGGCGATATCGATCAGATGACCGCCGAAATCGACAGGATGATCGCGGCCATCGAAGACGTCTCGTTCCGCACCAATCTACTGGCGCTCAATGCGGCGGTGGAAGCGGCGCGGGCGGGGGAAAAGGGCGCGGGCTTTGCCGTGGTGGCCGACGAAGTGCGCATGCTGGCGCAATTGACCAACAAGTCGGCCAAGGAAATCCGCAGCGTGGTCAGCCGCGGCCGCGGTCAGGCCGAGACCGGTCTGGCCCATGCCCAATCGCTGCAAAAAATGATTGCGGCGCTGGGCGGGCATTTACGCAATCTAAGCAATGAAACCGATACGATCACCGCAACTCTGGATGACGGGGAGACCGCGATCAAGCGGCTCGCCGGACGGATGGAGGCGTTTGACGCGGTGCGGGAGCAGGATGCCATCCCCAAGCAGCGGCTGATCGCATAA